The DNA window CCTCGTCTCCATAGAAATCGTCTCGATGGCGGTTTTCGAAGACGAACAAGTGCGCGCGGATCCCATCCGGCTGGTGGAAGCGATCACGTCCGGCGTCGCATTCCTTGCCGCGGGCTTCATCATCTTCAAGCGTGGCGAGGTGCGCGGCCTCACCACCGGCGCCGGCATGTGGCTTGCCGCCGCCACGGGCATGGCGGCGGGCCTCGGACTCTGGACCATTTCGTTGCTCTCTTGCCTTCTGGGAGCAATCGTGCTTGCCGTGCTCCGCCGGCTGGAAGTACGTTTCTCCCTCAAGAAGCCCCTTTCGGGGGAATAGCGCCTCGGCAGCAGTGCAATTGCCCAAAAGTGCAAACGCTGGTAAATATCAGGGTCATGGAAAAGCTTTTCGGACATCCGGCCTATAAGGGCTTCGTTCTGCAGGACGTGAAGCGCCTGCCCGGCCGGTTTTTCGCGCGCATTTCCGGCGCGCTGCTGTGCCGGCTTCCTTGAACGGATAGACGCCGCCCCGACGGGCTCCCGCATTTTCCTTCCGCTTTCCAGGACCTGAAGAACATGACCGCACCGCGCACGCTCTACGACAAGATTTTCGACGACCATCTGGTCGACCGTCAGGACGACGGTACCTGCCTTCTCTACATCGATCGTCACTTGGTGCACGAGGTGACGAGCCCGCAGGCCTTCGAGGGCCTGCGCATGGCCGGCCGCGCCGTGCGCCATCCCGAGAAGACGCTCGCCGTGGTCGATCATAACGTGCCCACCTCGCCCGACCGCAAGTTCGGTATCAAGAACGAGGAAAGCCGCATCCAGGTCGAGGCGCTGGCGAAGAACGCGATCGATTTCGGCATCGAATATTACAACGAGGCCGACCGCCGGCAGGGCATCGTGCACATCGTCGGGCCCGAGCAGGGCTTTACGCTTCCCGGCATGACGATCGTGTGCGGCGACAGCCACACCTCCACGCATGGGGCCTTCGGCGCGCTGGCGCACGGCATCGGCACGTCCGAAGTGGAGCATGTGCTGGCCACGCAGACGCTGATCCAGCGCAAGGCCAAGAACATGCTGGTTCAGGTGGATGGCAAACTGCCGGAAGGCGTGACTGCCAAGGACATCATCCTTGCCATTATCGGCGAGATCGGCACGGCCGGCGGCACCGGCCATGTGATGGAATATGCCGGCGAGGCGATCCGCTCGCTCTCGATGGAAGGCCGCATGACGGTCTGCAATATGTCGATCGAAGGCGGGGCGCGCGCTGGCATGATTGCGCCGGACGAGACGACCTATGCCTATATCAAGGACCGCCCCCGCGCACCCAGGGGCCGGGCGTGGGACATGGCGCGTGCCTATTGGGAGACGCTGCACACCGACGAAGGCGCCCATTTCGACCGCGTGGTGAAGCTCGATGCGGCGAACCTGCCGCCGATCGTCACCTGGGGCTCTTCGCCCGAGGATGTGGTCGCCGTCACCAGCGTCGTCCCCGATCCCGATGCGATCGCCGATGAAACGAAACGCCTCTCCAAGAAGCGTGCGCTCGAATATATGGGCCTTGCGGCCGGCACGAAGATCACTGATATCGCACTGGACCGCGTCTTCATCGGCTCCTGCACCAATGGCCGCATCGAGGATTTGCGCGCGGTGGCAAGGATTGCGGAAGGCCGCAAAGTGCATGAGCGGGTCAACGCCATGATCGTACCCGGTTCCGGTCTCGTGAAGGCACAAGCCGAAGCCGAGGGTCTCGACAAGATCTTCATAAAGGCGGGTTTCGATTGGCGCGAACCCGGCTGCTCCATGTGCCTTGCCATGAATGACGATCGGCTGAAACCTGGCGAGCGCTGCGCTTCCACCTCAAACCGAAATTTCGAGGGCCGCCAGGGCTTCAAGGGCCGCACGCATCTGGTCTCGCCGGCCATGGCAGCGGCGGCTGCTATCGCCGGCCATTTCGTCGACATCCGGGAGTGGAGATAGAGGCGGCAGGCGCCACCTTTGCCTCTCCCCTGCGGGAGAGGCAAAGGCGCACCACTACTCCGCCAGGTGCCCGAACGCCGCAACCACCTCCTCATAGACTTGCCGTTTGAAGGGCACGACGAGCTTTGGAAGCTCGCGCATCGGCTTCCACGCCCAAGCATCGAATTCAGGCTCATGGTCACCCGGGGGCGGGTTGATGGCAATTTCGCTTTCCGCTCCCTCGAAACGAAAAGCGAACCATTTCTGCTTCTGCCCGCGATATCGGCCCTTGAGCGCCTTTCCAACCAAATGCTCGGGCAGGTCGTAGGTAATCCATCCCGGCGTCTCGGCAAGGAAGGAGACGGTGCGTATGCCTGTCTCCTCATAAAGCTCGCGGCGGGCCGCCGCGAGCGGATCCTCACCTTCGTCGATGCCGCCTTGCGGCATCTGCCACAGCATGGCGGCTCCTTCCATTTCGCTCGACCGCTCCATGATGCGCCGCCCGGCCCAGATGTTACCTGCTTCGTTGAGCACCATCACGCCCACGCAGGGCCTGTAGGGCAGGTCTTTCGCCCGGATTCCCTTTGCCATAGCCTCTCACCCCCGCTCCGGATCAACTGCGACCGCGGAAAGAGGCACAAGTTCGATGCCCCGCTTCCGCACTTCACCGGCCCACGACGAAACCGCGTCCACGGTGGTTTCCAGCGCGGAGCCGGCACCAACGGCGAAGCCACGCGCCCGCGCGATCCGCTCCAGTTCGTCGAGCTTTTCCAGAATCGCCCCGCGATCCCGGTCCTGATCGATGACCTCGTCTGCAGAGGCAAACGGAACCCCTTTCGCAAGAGCCAGTTCCTCAGCGAGGCTCCGCGCCGATGTACCATCATCGAAATAGAGAAGCCCGCGGCGTCCGAGTTCCTCCATGAACGGGTTCATGGCACTCCGGTCTGCCGTGAAGCGTGCGCCCATATGGTTCATCACGCCCGTATAATTGGTGATGCGTGACAGAACCCAGTGAAGATTTCGGGTGGTTTCCTCCGGTGCAGCACCCGTAAGCAAAGTGTGGCGGCCAAGATTGCTCGCTGGATATCCGAAGGGCTCCAGTGGCACCTGCATGACGATCTCGTGCCCCTCGCGACGTGCCGTCTGCATCCAGCGCATGAGGCTGTTGCCGAGCGGTGCGAAGCCGAGAGTGATTTCTGGCGGCAGCTTTTCGATGGCCTCGTTCGTACCGGTCTGCGAAATGCCGAGACCCCCGATCACGATGGCGATGCGTGCGCCCTTGGCGCCCGACCAAGGCCGGGCATAGGCATCGAAAGGCCGAAGCCCATCGGCACCGCGCACCGGCAGCGGTCCGGCCTCTGCCTGTTCTATCAACGCGCGGTCGGGAAGATGGGCGATGCGCGGGTTCTGGCCGATCGTCGAGGGATCGCGGACGACAATGATGTTTCTGCTGGCAGCCGGCGAGGCTTCCGGATCGATGTGAACGATGGCGGCTTCGGGCACGGCGGGAGTGAGGCTTTGAGCCAGCGCCTCCTCCTTTTCGGCCTTCGATGCCGGATCGGCGGGCAGCTCTGCTGCCGGTTTCGATACAACGGATGGAGACGCAGGAAAGAACCGGTCCCACAGCAGGACCGTCCCGGAAACGCCCAGCACCGCTACGGCGCAGATAGCGAGAAAAATGGCTCCCCTCGGCCGACGATGCTTGGATGCATCGCCCGACGGCCTCTCCTGACCAAGCGGCTCGTCGAGTTCATTGCGAGCAGGTTCCATGCGCTCCCGCGTTCACCCCGAATCGTCGCTGGCCAAGCAGTGCGGCGCATCCCGCGAGGGATGCGCCGCTTCTCTTACTGCTGATTCATGACCGCCTTGTCGGAGCTTGGCGGAAAGGCCGGATCCTTCTTTACGCCGCGCAGGAGGTCGAGCGCATAGGCAAGCTGCAGGTCCTCGGCAGGATCCTGCGGCACGTAGGCGATCGAGCCGGAGCCCTCGTCGTCCTCTGCCTCGCCTCGGATATGGCCGCGCAGCTCCGATTCGCCGCGCGACAGATCGGCGCCTTGCAGATCCTCCGGCAGCGGCTGATCGACCTTGATATCCGGCGTGATGCCCTTGCCCTGGATCGACTGGCCGGACGGCGTGTAGTAGAGCGCCGTCGTCAGCCGCAGCGCGCCGTTCTCGCCGAGCGGAATGATCGTCTGGACCGAGCCCTTGCCGAAAGACCGGGTTCCGACGAGCGTGGCGCGGCGATGGTCCTGCAGGGCGCCGGCAACGATCTCCGAAGCGCTGGCCGAGCCACCATTGATAAGCACAACCAGCGGCTTCCCGTCCGTAAGGTCACCGGCCTGGGCGCTGAACCGGGAGATATCCCTGGATTCGCGGCCTCGGGTCGAAACGACCTCGCCGCGCTCCAGGAACGCGTCGGAAACATTCACTGCCTGATCGAGCAAACCGCCGGGGTTGAGACGAAGATCGAGAACATAGCCCTTCAGCTCATCGTCGGGCACCTCTTTACGGATGTCATCGATCGCCTGGCGCAGATCGTCCGTCGTCTTCTCCGTGAAGGATGTGATCTTGAGATAGCCCACATCGCCCTCGACACGGTATTTGACTGCCTTCACCTTGATGGTGTCGCGGATGATCGTGAAGCTCAGCGGCTTATTCTGGCCCTCGCGAAGGACTGTGAGCTCGATGGGCGTGTTGACGAGACCGCGCATCTTGTCGACGGCATCGTTCAGCGTCATACCACGAACTTCCTCGCCATCGATCTTCTCGATCAGATCGCCGGCAAGGATGCCGGCACGCGCTGCCGGCGTGTCGTCGATCGGCGAAACCACCTTGACGAGCTCGTTCTCCATCGTCACCTCGATGCCGAGGCCTCCGAATTCTCCCTTCGTCTGCACGCGCATGTCCTGCGCTGCGTCGGCATTGAGATAGGAGGAGTGCGGATCAAGCGATGTGAGCATGCCGTTGATGGCGCTCTCCACGAGCTGCTTGTCGTCCGGCGGCGTCACATATTGTGCACGCACCCGCTCGAAGATGTCGCCGAAGATAGCGAGCTGCCGGTAGGTTTCGGTGTCCGCAGCATTGGCTGCCGTGCCATTCGTGCCGTAGACGAGGCTCACGGCAGAAGCGCCCATCAGCGCGCCGGCGAACAAGAGCGACAATTTACGAATCATTTCCCGTCCTTCCAGAGAGTTCCCGAGCCCACCAGAGCTTCGGGTCTATGGGTTTCCCGTCTTTCCTGAATTCTACATATAGTTCCGGCACGGCACCATCCAAAGTTGAAGCCGCAATACTCGCCAACCGCGCCTCGCCCATCATGCCAACCGGCTCTCCAGCCAGGACCGACTGTCCCAGCGAGACGTTGAGCCGGTCCATTCCTGCCAGCACAATATGATAGCCGTCGCCGGGGTTCAGTATCAATAGCTGACCGTATGACCGGAACGGTCCCGCATAAAGCACCATCCCATCCACTGGAGCCGTAACGATTGCGCCCGATTGTGTCCTTAGAATGTCGCCCTTGAGGCTGCCGCCCGTTCCGTCATCCTCTCCGAAGTGCTTTGCGAACTCACCCGAAACAGGGAGCGGGACGAGACCCGCCCGCTCTGCAAAAGGCAGTGCCTCGGAGAGCAGGTTTTCGCCGGTCTGTCGCTTCGCCTCGAGAATCCTGCGCAAGGATTCGATTTCCTTCTCGAGAGACGATATCAGCTCCTGGAGGCTTGTTGCGCGATCCGCAAGTGCAGACGCCTGTTCGCGCTCGGCTTTCATCTGCGCTTCCGCGTTCGCCTGCATGCGGCCTTTCTCGGCCAGAAGCAGCGTCAACCGCTCCTTCTCCTCCGCATGCTCCGTCCTCTTGGCCTGAAGCCGCTCCTGCTCGGCGGTGATCGAGGTCTTCACCCGGGTCAGTGCGTCAAGGTCGGCGACGAGAAGTTCCGTCTCCGAGCGCAGCTCCGGCACCACGGCGCCGAGCAGAATGGCGCTACGCACGGAAGCCAACGCGTCCTCGGGTCGCACCAGAAGCGCCGGCGGCGGGTTGAGACCCATGCGTTGCAAGGCACCCAGCACTTCGGCCAAGGTCCCACGGCGGCTGGCAAGCGAAACCCGGATCTCCTGCTCCTGAGCTCCGAGATCCCGCAGCCGCCCCTGGATTTCAGCAACATCCTCGCCCAGCTTGCGCTCCGTCTTCACAGCCTGGATGAGCGCGGTCGTCAGCGCCGCACTGTCATCCTTGATAGCGGCGATCTCGGCGGCGATCTCGGCCTGCCGCTTCTCCGAAAGTGCTATTTGCTGGGAGAGCTGGCGATATTTCTCCACGCTCTCGTTCTGCTTCAGTTCGAGACTATCCACGGTCTGCGAAAGGGCGGGGGCGGCAAAAAGGCCAGCCAGCGCGAAAGCCGCCAGGAGCAGGGCTCGTCCAAGATGGCCGACCTGTGGCACCTTCACCTCTCCGTCACAAGAATTCTCTCGCGCTAGCCTAGGAATAGATCGTTAACGAAGCATCAACCATGGTCGGTGCCCCGGTTCAATCGTGCAACCCTCCCAGGGTAAAATTATGCGGGCGGCATGCCTTCCATGCCACACCTAGGGCACCAGATTTCAGTTGGTAGCATCCTGCAGGCGCACCTGTTGCGTTTCGGCGCCAGGTGGAATTTCCCGCATAAATGCGGAAAACGAGAAGAGAGAGCGTCCTTTGTGCGCCCAAATGGACACGCGGCGCTCTAGTCGCGGTGATAAGGATGGCCCGAAAGAATGGTCACCGCGCGGTAGAGCTGTTCGGCCAGCATGACACGCACGAGCTGGTGTGGCCATGTCTGTGCGCCGAAGGCGATGCTGAGGTCGGCCTTCGCGCCGAGGCTCTCGTCGTGACCATCCGGACCGCCGATGGCAAGGGTGAGCTGCCGGGCTCCGGCATCGCGGAAGGAGGCAATCCTGTCGCCGATCTCCCTGGAGGAGAAATTCTTCCCATGCTCATCGAGCAGGATCAGAACGCCGCCCTCGGCAAGGTCAAAAAGCTTGCGCCCTTCCTCCTTCCTTCGTTCGGCGGCTGTCTTGGCCCGACTTTCGGGATTCTCGGAAACACCGGAAAATTCCAGGCCCACGGCCGGGCCGGCCTTCGCCAGGCGCTGGAAATAGCGTTCGGCAAGCTCCCGCTCCGGGCCGGCCTTCATGCGGCCGATGGCATGGACGATGGTACGGATTGGAATCCCCGCTTGGTTTCATCCGCCGCCGGCATTCCCGCACACGGCCGAGGGCAACAGACAGCCGGTTCCGGCGATCACCGGGCTCAAAAAACACCAGCGATCCGACAAGCGAATCAGGATCGCCCCCAGAGCCCGTCGGTCCGCCTGGTCCGCTGCCGCGACCTTATTGTTCCGGAGACCTGATCACGGCTTCCGGCCAGTCCTGCCTCAAGCCGCGAACGGCTCCTAATGAAGCGTCTCGTCCTCCAGGTCCGGAGCCTGCCACATCTTCTCGATGTTGTAGAACTCACGGACCTCCGGGCGAAACACATGAACGATAATGTCGCCCGCGTCGATCAACACCCAGTCGGCGCCCGACAGGCCTTCCACCCGCGCATTGCCGAAACCGGCATCCTTCATGGCGCGGATAAGGTGCTCCGATACGGCCGCTACATGACGGTGCGACCGGCCGGAGGCTACGATCATGTAGTCCGCCAGCGGAGACTTGCCCTGAATGTCGATGGAAACGATATCTTCCGCTTTCGAGTCTTCCAGACTCTGGAGCGCTGCTTCTAAGGCGCGTGACAGGCTCTCTTCGCGTGTCCCGGCCGGCGAAGGCAAGATGGCTGCCTTCCTCTGAAGTGCTGTTCTCAGTGTCTTTCCTTTCCAATAAGAACAACGAAATCGCGCAGCACATACTGCACGATAACCTATAGATAGGCAGACAAGCTTGTCAGTTTCAAGACAAGTTCTCCTTCTCGTGAGGGAAAGGCGTCGGTAGAAGGGGCGTTCCCTGCCGCTTCCGCTCGGCTCTGCCGCGGACATGTGCTTACGGCAGTCGCCTCGGTTCCTTTCCGGGCCGGTCCCCCGGCTGATCGTTTCCGCCGGCCGGAGATTTTCGCCAGCCGGCTTCCGCGCGCAGCGCGGTGGAAGAAAGCGAGGAGCGCGGCCCGTGAATGAAGGTCCAGGCGGGCGGCTTGATGCGGGCAAGAAGAGGCGCGTCCGCCTCGTCGATGCGCGCGTGGTCGAAGGCCTTGGCCATGGTGGAAGAGAGAAAGGACAACGTCGCCCCAGGCCGGTCGATCACGGCGATCGGCACGCTGCGTACGATCGTCCGCCACCGCTCCCAGCGATGGAACGTGCGCAGGCTGTCCGCGCCCATGATCCAGACGAAATGGACACCCGGATTGCGCGCCTGCACGATCTCGACCGTGTCGGCCGTGTAGCGGATGCGGTATCCGGCCTCGAAGGCGGTGATCTTGATGCGCGGGTCGGTCACGCAGGCTTCCGAGCGCGCAATTCGCTCGGAAAGCGGCGCCAGCCCGCTGTGGTCCTTCAGCGGATTGCCGGGCGATACCATCCACCAGAGCTGATTGAGCTCGAGTCGCCGAAGCGCCGTCTCGGCCACCAACGCGTGCCCGGCATGGGGCGGGTTGAAGGAGCCGCCGAAAAGTCCCACCGCCATGCCCTTCTCCACATGCGGCATGCGCAGGTAATGCGCCTGAATTTCCTCCCCCGCCGAAACCACGGTTTCAGGGCCTTGTCTGGCCGGTGCCGCGCACACGGTATTTGAAGGAGGTGAGCTGCTCGACGCCCACCGGCCCGCGTGCATGCATCTTGCCGGTGGCGATGCCGATCTCCGCGCCCATACCGAACTCGCCGCCATCGGCGAACTGGGTCGAGGCGTTGTGAAGCAGGATGGCCGAGTCGATCTCGTTGAAGAAGCGCTCCACGGCGACAGTATCCTCGGCCACGATGGCCTCCGTATGATGGGAGGAATAGATCTCGATGTGTTCGATGGCTCCGGAAATGCCGTCGACCAGCTTCACCGAGATGATCGCGTCCAGGTATTCGGTGCGCCAATCCTCTTCCGACGCGGGCTTCGCCTTTGGAAAGCGCTCGCACACTCCCTCATCGCCGCGGATTTCGCAGCCGGCGTCGGCAAGCGCTTCAAGGACGGGCACGAGATGGGTCTCGGCCGCCACCCGATCAACCAGCAGCGTTTCCGCCGCGCCGCAGATGCCTGTCCGCCGCATTTTGGCGTTGACTGCGATGGGTACCGCCATGTCGAGTCTGGCCGACCTGTCGATATAGAGATGGCAGATGCCTTCAAGATGGGCGAAGACCGGCACACGCGCTTCGTTCTGCACGCGCTCGACGAGACTGCGTCCTCCTCGCGGCACGATCACGTCCAGATTGCCGTCGAGGCCTTTCAGCATCTCGCCAACGGCCGCGCGATCGGTCACCGGCACGCGTTGGATCGCGTCTTCCGGAAGGCCCGCCTTCAGCAGCCCTTCAACGAGGCAGCCGTGGATCGCCGCAGACGAATTGGCCGAATCCGAACCGCCGCGGAGAATCACGGCATTGCCGGCCTTGAGGCAGAGCGCGCCGGCATCCACCGTCACATTGGGCCGGCTTTCGTAAATGACGCCTATAACCCCGAGCGGCGTGCGCACGCGCTCGATGTGCAGGCCGTTCGGCCTGTCCCATTCGGCGATTATATTACCGACCGGATCCTCGAGAGCGGCAATCGCGTGGACTCCCTCGGCCATTGCGGCAATACGCTTGTCGTCCAGTCTCAGCCTGTCGAGGAGGGCGCTGGACAAACCGGCAGCTTTTCCCTTCTTCATATCGGCCGCATTGGCGGCCAGGATCCTTGTCTTGTTTGCTTCGAGGATGTCGGCCATGGCGAGAAGGGCCGTGTTCTTCCGCTCCGCACTGGCAATGGCAAGTGGCCGGGCGGCGGCGCGGGCACGCTGCCCAAGCTCTGCCATCAGTTCACTGATGTCCTTTACGGCTCCCTTATGCGCCTGCAACATCGGTCCCCTCCACCTTTCGCTTGTCCGCCTCGCCCGTGGGCTGCGAAAGCACCAGATCATCCCGGTGCACCATCGCCGCCCGCGCTTCGTAACCGAGAACCGCAGCGATATCTCCGGTTTTGAGCCCCGCGATCTTTACGGCATCCGCCGCATCATACGCAACCAGCCCCCGGCCCGCCTCGCGCCCGTCCGGCCCCATGATGGCCACCGTGTCCCCGCGCGAGAATGCACCTTCAACACGCTTCACACCCGCCGGCAGCAGGCTTTTTCCCTGGAGCAGCGCCCTCAGTGCACCATCGTCGATGCCGATGCGGCCGGCCGGCTCGAGTTGCCCGGCAATCCAGGTTTTGTAGGCCCGTACGGGCATCGGACTCGGCTTGAAAAGAGTGGCCCTCGCACCACGATCTATTGCGCTCAGCGGGCCAAGTTGCTTGCCCGAGGCGATGATCATGGCCACGCCGGCAGCCGTCGCAATGCGCCCGGCATCGAGTTTCGTGCGCATGCCGCCGCGCGAGAGATCGGAGGCCGCCGCGCCTCCCATAGCCATGATCTCCGGTGTGATCCTATCCACCACCGGAATAAAGCGCGCGGTCGGATCGCGTTCAGGGGCTGCGGTATAAAGCCCGTCCACGTCGGAAAGCAGAACGAGCAGATCGCCGCCCATCATGGTGGCCACGCGCGCCGCCAGCCGGTCATTGTCGCCGTAGCGGATCTCGCTGGTGGCGACCGTGTCGTTCTCGTTGATGACGGGAATGGCCCTCATCTTGAGCAGCGTCGAGATGGTGGCGCGGGCATTGAGATACCGTCGCCGCTCTTCCGTGTCGCCGAGCGTGACGAGCACCTGGCCGGAGATGAGGCCGTGGCGGCCAAGTTCACCTGACCAAGCGCCAGCCAATGCAATCTGGCCGACCGCCGCCGCGGCCTGGCTCTCCTCGAGCCGGAGCGCTCGCCTCCCGAGCCCAAGCACCGTCCGTCCCAAGGCGATCGCCCCCGAGGAAACGACCAATACTTCCGTACCCGCTGCCGCAAGCCGTGCGACGTCGTCGACGAGAGCGGCAAGCCACTCGCGCCTCAGACCCGCAGCACGGTCGACAAGCAACGCCGAGCCGATCTTCACGGTGACGCGGCGATAGGAGGAAAGCGAAATTCCACTCATGACATCGGCCTATTTCTGCCAGCGCTCGTCGACAGTGTCACCCTCCCGCTCTTCTTCCCGGGCTTGCTCCACCATGCGCATCAGCGCCCGGAGCACGTCCTGTACGCCCTCACCGGTGGCGGCGGACAGAACAACGGGGTTGCTCGACGCCGCTTCTTTCAGCGCGCCAAGTTTTTCCGCTCGCCCTTCCTCGTCGAGCAGATCGGCCTGGGAGAGGGCCACCACTTCAGGCTTGTCAGGAAGTCCGTGACCATAGGCCTT is part of the Chelativorans sp. AA-79 genome and encodes:
- a CDS encoding MgtC/SapB family protein, which produces MDVLLEEFSIRTTLPWQVIAVRLLAAVILGGILGFERELAERPAGLRTHMLVCLASATFALVSIEIVSMAVFEDEQVRADPIRLVEAITSGVAFLAAGFIIFKRGEVRGLTTGAGMWLAAATGMAAGLGLWTISLLSCLLGAIVLAVLRRLEVRFSLKKPLSGE
- the leuC gene encoding 3-isopropylmalate dehydratase large subunit — translated: MTAPRTLYDKIFDDHLVDRQDDGTCLLYIDRHLVHEVTSPQAFEGLRMAGRAVRHPEKTLAVVDHNVPTSPDRKFGIKNEESRIQVEALAKNAIDFGIEYYNEADRRQGIVHIVGPEQGFTLPGMTIVCGDSHTSTHGAFGALAHGIGTSEVEHVLATQTLIQRKAKNMLVQVDGKLPEGVTAKDIILAIIGEIGTAGGTGHVMEYAGEAIRSLSMEGRMTVCNMSIEGGARAGMIAPDETTYAYIKDRPRAPRGRAWDMARAYWETLHTDEGAHFDRVVKLDAANLPPIVTWGSSPEDVVAVTSVVPDPDAIADETKRLSKKRALEYMGLAAGTKITDIALDRVFIGSCTNGRIEDLRAVARIAEGRKVHERVNAMIVPGSGLVKAQAEAEGLDKIFIKAGFDWREPGCSMCLAMNDDRLKPGERCASTSNRNFEGRQGFKGRTHLVSPAMAAAAAIAGHFVDIREWR
- a CDS encoding RNA pyrophosphohydrolase encodes the protein MAKGIRAKDLPYRPCVGVMVLNEAGNIWAGRRIMERSSEMEGAAMLWQMPQGGIDEGEDPLAAARRELYEETGIRTVSFLAETPGWITYDLPEHLVGKALKGRYRGQKQKWFAFRFEGAESEIAINPPPGDHEPEFDAWAWKPMRELPKLVVPFKRQVYEEVVAAFGHLAE
- a CDS encoding divergent polysaccharide deacetylase family protein, with translation MEPARNELDEPLGQERPSGDASKHRRPRGAIFLAICAVAVLGVSGTVLLWDRFFPASPSVVSKPAAELPADPASKAEKEEALAQSLTPAVPEAAIVHIDPEASPAASRNIIVVRDPSTIGQNPRIAHLPDRALIEQAEAGPLPVRGADGLRPFDAYARPWSGAKGARIAIVIGGLGISQTGTNEAIEKLPPEITLGFAPLGNSLMRWMQTARREGHEIVMQVPLEPFGYPASNLGRHTLLTGAAPEETTRNLHWVLSRITNYTGVMNHMGARFTADRSAMNPFMEELGRRGLLYFDDGTSARSLAEELALAKGVPFASADEVIDQDRDRGAILEKLDELERIARARGFAVGAGSALETTVDAVSSWAGEVRKRGIELVPLSAVAVDPERG
- a CDS encoding S41 family peptidase, with the protein product MIRKLSLLFAGALMGASAVSLVYGTNGTAANAADTETYRQLAIFGDIFERVRAQYVTPPDDKQLVESAINGMLTSLDPHSSYLNADAAQDMRVQTKGEFGGLGIEVTMENELVKVVSPIDDTPAARAGILAGDLIEKIDGEEVRGMTLNDAVDKMRGLVNTPIELTVLREGQNKPLSFTIIRDTIKVKAVKYRVEGDVGYLKITSFTEKTTDDLRQAIDDIRKEVPDDELKGYVLDLRLNPGGLLDQAVNVSDAFLERGEVVSTRGRESRDISRFSAQAGDLTDGKPLVVLINGGSASASEIVAGALQDHRRATLVGTRSFGKGSVQTIIPLGENGALRLTTALYYTPSGQSIQGKGITPDIKVDQPLPEDLQGADLSRGESELRGHIRGEAEDDEGSGSIAYVPQDPAEDLQLAYALDLLRGVKKDPAFPPSSDKAVMNQQ
- a CDS encoding peptidoglycan DD-metalloendopeptidase family protein; protein product: MPQVGHLGRALLLAAFALAGLFAAPALSQTVDSLELKQNESVEKYRQLSQQIALSEKRQAEIAAEIAAIKDDSAALTTALIQAVKTERKLGEDVAEIQGRLRDLGAQEQEIRVSLASRRGTLAEVLGALQRMGLNPPPALLVRPEDALASVRSAILLGAVVPELRSETELLVADLDALTRVKTSITAEQERLQAKRTEHAEEKERLTLLLAEKGRMQANAEAQMKAEREQASALADRATSLQELISSLEKEIESLRRILEAKRQTGENLLSEALPFAERAGLVPLPVSGEFAKHFGEDDGTGGSLKGDILRTQSGAIVTAPVDGMVLYAGPFRSYGQLLILNPGDGYHIVLAGMDRLNVSLGQSVLAGEPVGMMGEARLASIAASTLDGAVPELYVEFRKDGKPIDPKLWWARELSGRTGNDS
- the rlmH gene encoding 23S rRNA (pseudouridine(1915)-N(3))-methyltransferase RlmH gives rise to the protein MRTIVHAIGRMKAGPERELAERYFQRLAKAGPAVGLEFSGVSENPESRAKTAAERRKEEGRKLFDLAEGGVLILLDEHGKNFSSREIGDRIASFRDAGARQLTLAIGGPDGHDESLGAKADLSIAFGAQTWPHQLVRVMLAEQLYRAVTILSGHPYHRD
- the rsfS gene encoding ribosome silencing factor, which gives rise to MPSPAGTREESLSRALEAALQSLEDSKAEDIVSIDIQGKSPLADYMIVASGRSHRHVAAVSEHLIRAMKDAGFGNARVEGLSGADWVLIDAGDIIVHVFRPEVREFYNIEKMWQAPDLEDETLH
- a CDS encoding nicotinate-nucleotide adenylyltransferase produces the protein MPHVEKGMAVGLFGGSFNPPHAGHALVAETALRRLELNQLWWMVSPGNPLKDHSGLAPLSERIARSEACVTDPRIKITAFEAGYRIRYTADTVEIVQARNPGVHFVWIMGADSLRTFHRWERWRTIVRSVPIAVIDRPGATLSFLSSTMAKAFDHARIDEADAPLLARIKPPAWTFIHGPRSSLSSTALRAEAGWRKSPAGGNDQPGDRPGKEPRRLP
- a CDS encoding glutamate-5-semialdehyde dehydrogenase; translation: MLQAHKGAVKDISELMAELGQRARAAARPLAIASAERKNTALLAMADILEANKTRILAANAADMKKGKAAGLSSALLDRLRLDDKRIAAMAEGVHAIAALEDPVGNIIAEWDRPNGLHIERVRTPLGVIGVIYESRPNVTVDAGALCLKAGNAVILRGGSDSANSSAAIHGCLVEGLLKAGLPEDAIQRVPVTDRAAVGEMLKGLDGNLDVIVPRGGRSLVERVQNEARVPVFAHLEGICHLYIDRSARLDMAVPIAVNAKMRRTGICGAAETLLVDRVAAETHLVPVLEALADAGCEIRGDEGVCERFPKAKPASEEDWRTEYLDAIISVKLVDGISGAIEHIEIYSSHHTEAIVAEDTVAVERFFNEIDSAILLHNASTQFADGGEFGMGAEIGIATGKMHARGPVGVEQLTSFKYRVRGTGQTRP
- the proB gene encoding glutamate 5-kinase, with the translated sequence MSGISLSSYRRVTVKIGSALLVDRAAGLRREWLAALVDDVARLAAAGTEVLVVSSGAIALGRTVLGLGRRALRLEESQAAAAVGQIALAGAWSGELGRHGLISGQVLVTLGDTEERRRYLNARATISTLLKMRAIPVINENDTVATSEIRYGDNDRLAARVATMMGGDLLVLLSDVDGLYTAAPERDPTARFIPVVDRITPEIMAMGGAAASDLSRGGMRTKLDAGRIATAAGVAMIIASGKQLGPLSAIDRGARATLFKPSPMPVRAYKTWIAGQLEPAGRIGIDDGALRALLQGKSLLPAGVKRVEGAFSRGDTVAIMGPDGREAGRGLVAYDAADAVKIAGLKTGDIAAVLGYEARAAMVHRDDLVLSQPTGEADKRKVEGTDVAGA